The SAR324 cluster bacterium nucleotide sequence GCCCTGAATGGAAGGGCAGCCTGCTTCCAACACGAACCCGACCTGCAGATTTTCTATTGGGCTACGCTCGGGTCTTCAACACGGTGGAGGGCAACACCACCTTCTACGCATTGCCTCGCCCAGATGTCGTTGAGCGTTGGAAAGAGTCAACCCCACCCGACTTCCGCTTCTGCTTCAAGTTTCCCCGTAGCATCAGTCACGACCGCAAATTGGAAAATACAACCGAATTGACAAGGGAATTCTTCCAGCGGATTGCTCCCCTGGAGGAACGAATTGGCCCGATTCAACTGCAACTTTCTGCAGATTTTGGCCGCAACCGTTGGCCACAGCTTCAACAATTCCTGCTCCAATTGCCTTCAGACTTTCGCTACGCTGTGGAGGTGCGCAACCTAGCTTACTTCGATGAGCTGGAAACAGAGCAAGAGTTGGATACGTTTTTGCGCCAACACCGGATGGCTCGGGTGCTCTTTGACACCCACAAGCTGATGGCTTCTCAGCAAAACGACTCCGCTACTATCGAGGCAAAGCGCCGCAAGCCCAAGGTGCCCGTGCGCTTCACAGCAACGAATGAGCTGCCGCTGCTGCGCTTTGTCGGGGATCCCCAAAATGATGTCAATTATCCAGTTTTACGGGATTGGGCCCAGAGAGTAGCCAATTGGATGCGCCAAGGTTTCACCCCCTTCATTTTTCTGCACACCCCAGATGACATACTTGCTCCTCAACTTGCGCGAGATTTCCATGGCTTTCTGCAGGAACAGCTTCCGGAGTTACCGCCTCTACCCGATTTTGCTGGGGAAGTCCTTCAACCTGGTGAGCAACTGAGCTTGTTCTGAGGAGACAATGCCCATCAGTTTGGCAACGGCAGCACCGGGGCCACCAAGTGTCCAGACTTCAAATAGAGCAGGGCCCCGTTTGGACCAATCTTTGGAGAGTGGCTGGAACCGGGAGGGCTGCGTAGCCAGCTCCCCTTGGAGTATTTGCCGTGCTCATCGGAGAAGACGCCCTCCAGCACAAAAATCTCTTCTCCACCTGGATGAGAGTGAATCTGTACTTGTAGGTCTGGCTCCAGGCGCATCAGCACGGTTCGGACGCCTTGAAACTCATGAAGAAGCTGAATTTGGATGCCTTCCTGACGTCCAGGGCCCCAGCTGCCCTGTTCGGTGTGTTGACAGACGGTTTGTGTGTCACCGGGGTTGAACTGCCAGAGCTTGACGAAGATGATGCAGCCCGGTTCCG carries:
- a CDS encoding DUF72 domain-containing protein, translated to MHYFLGCPEWSRPEWKGSLLPTRTRPADFLLGYARVFNTVEGNTTFYALPRPDVVERWKESTPPDFRFCFKFPRSISHDRKLENTTELTREFFQRIAPLEERIGPIQLQLSADFGRNRWPQLQQFLLQLPSDFRYAVEVRNLAYFDELETEQELDTFLRQHRMARVLFDTHKLMASQQNDSATIEAKRRKPKVPVRFTATNELPLLRFVGDPQNDVNYPVLRDWAQRVANWMRQGFTPFIFLHTPDDILAPQLARDFHGFLQEQLPELPPLPDFAGEVLQPGEQLSLF
- a CDS encoding cupin domain-containing protein; amino-acid sequence: MELHTDFSQRVILHTEQMPWSPSPAAGVERHQLDRQGEEVARATSIVRYASGSYFTAHTHGGGEEIFVLEGVFSDEHGHYPPGSYLRNPPGTTHTPFSEPGCIIFVKLWQFNPGDTQTVCQHTEQGSWGPGRQEGIQIQLLHEFQGVRTVLMRLEPDLQVQIHSHPGGEEIFVLEGVFSDEHGKYSKGSWLRSPPGSSHSPKIGPNGALLYLKSGHLVAPVLPLPN